In a genomic window of Trichoderma atroviride chromosome 4, complete sequence:
- a CDS encoding uncharacterized protein (EggNog:ENOG41), whose amino-acid sequence MAGVDENTAHEPEPLSSSTARRAQADNSRSRSPAPRTEPLPSPGSTTMSARSSLQRSESNGNAPAPPKHATVAPNSRLSAASAQLSTSSRPSVGGGSPALSQREHSYLETTALDPTLNVDDTISEDAVREHFKENESSFLPSLSPIPTGSANPEEGLDDTFVFDSPSKPPSRPSKSPMLPGAQSKPPSRSKPEERYEPRYEPRYEPGQDYTEEFDFHPESEEDLTRASNTTSNLEGFEYSPATAAAARTISRAATSNHSNQDTPRVGTQEERSKDTRDDSQSQPLSERADAGGNPGLALRNRRPKYVRTNRFSSQRSSTSSFATNPELQEETTDITGNVGLGLDFALHSGGAVPNMDNTRQLEPLVEANTPPRGRDSYKMVTPKTKDSISTAPTDTVIAQHVKNVHVPDSVAKEFKFENGLQTPRLSVSAATATNSSKATGKGGNKNWTLKEQSSTIERLSKENFDLKLKVMFLSKRLDTLSEEGLKEMISENVELRTNLAITTRDNKILRKRVKELEKKEKEDEERPSTARSAASSTDQTARMYNEEAQEREDELMFLRERVETYATEIERLRGETMERESEKKQLSDVLKTLSERSGDTYGRQEEADVWKDLLEQETARREQSDEDNRKLRDEVFRLKKEMSGAGSGLMHHTTNIYNINKKPRDRNASPGRPMSSVSGEADGSHANFSAASTLVEELRRESESLRHENAELRREVGAQTSMLTSRNREKERLYQEIEDLKMAQRRGGPAPSTIDSLLERSASRAGGHERPSSRSSHRTRQLSAEDETEREELENKLAELRDKLNEVKLQNQDLQRELESCMADFELAIGQKREAEEALMSMQEELDNATNDLIALQSERDEALREHSELEANFEDLRNEAQMEIDTLEAEVQRMQADLNDRSENFESLQKEMRQMSEALLGLEDEQEHKLRHIQQLEDDQANQTHRIQHLEKEQESSNKELEDLEQKLLEANEKNQRLSVQQESSQGEISFLREEQEADKIRIGDLEAAMSNVERNLEDEKERVKELENRMQEERLQWEDVTTKKEADVQQIFSNLQRENAGAKDEVRRLRKSLSSREVEATEWKERLLELENNLREALGDLNGTRSSLLKSIARMQRELENTVRELDTSKAALVEKDRIIKQRDSLMESHALETRKITELLEKERVAHRNTKSQYESFQKTHQHLTRTASTQDVRINELEATRGQDRRKLAMLEQTAREQLLERNELLLLLWHKLSNLCGREWANNNTLVDRQVVPTLEVIASRLPGFSKNLLAAVKTIEGMFAALQTKIKAVEKDLYREYQTLENNLDVRIKKLDRLETMVRNSVATGSLSSHEAANRMVRLEEAYRQLKVENATLRTANDVRARAAHQAPGSDVGAGSPSPIPPRGGGDRSHSSASKGRASSTARAPSSSGIPVSSSRTGLGLLDASVPDGSATNNDNRWLLRLRDMEYKLKMEREGRNQDRQAARQRLGGLENENRDLRDKVRRSNQDTE is encoded by the exons ATGGCCGGCGTGGATGAGAACACCGCCCACGAGCCCGAGCCGCTCTCGTCGTCCACTGCTAGGCGCGCCCAGGCCGACAACAGCAGATCGAGAAGCCCAGCACCAAGAACAGAGCCGCTGCCCTCGCCGGGCTCAACTACGATGAGCGCGCGCTCCTCGCTACAGCGATCTGAATCGAACGGCAATGCGCCGGCGCCTCCTAAGCATGCCACAGTAGCTCCTAATAGCAGACTCTCCGCAGCATCGGCGCAGCTGTCGACCTCATCTCGACCGAGTGTTGGCGGGGGATCGCCCGCGCTGTCCCAGAGAGAGCACAGCTACCTCGAAACGACAGCTCTGGACCCGACGCTGAATGTAGACGACACCATCTCAGAGGACGCAGTTCGAGAGCATTTCAAGGAAAACGAGTCGAGCTTTCTACCATCTCTGTCACCGATCCCCACGGGCTCTGCCAACCCTGAGGAGGGCCTTGATGATACTTTTGTCTTCGATTCGCCCTCGAAGCCGCCCTCTCGGCCTTCCAAGAGCCCAATGTTGCCCGGGGCCCAATCCAAGCCGCCGTCCCGGTCGAAGCCCGAGGAACGATATGAGCCACGATACGAGCCGAGATACGAACCAGGGCAGGACTACACAGAAGAATTCGACTTTCATCCTGAGTCCGAAGAAGACCTGACGAGAGCCAGCAACACCACATCGAACCTAGAAGGTTTCGAATACTCGCCCGcgacagctgctgccgccaggACCATCTCGCGCGCTGCGACTTCGAACCACAGCAACCAAGATACGCCTAGGGTTGGGACACAGGAAGAACGCAGTAAGGATACACGAGATGACTCGCAGTCTCAGCCCCTTTCAGAGcgcgctgatgctggtggcaATCCTGGACTGGCCCTGCGCAACAGGCGTCCCAAATATGTGCGCACCAACCGCTTCAGCAGCCAGCgatcttcaacttcatcctTCGCCACCAATCCTGAGCTGCAAGAGGAGACTACCGATATCACAGGAAATGTagggctggggctggactTTGCGTTGCACTCCGGTGGAGCGGTGCCGAATATGG ATAACACACGCCAGCTGGAACCGCTGGTTGAGGCGAACACCCCCCCACGAGGTAGAGACAGCTACAAGATGGTGACACCGAAAACCAAAGACAGCATCAGCACAGCCCCTACAGATACAGTCATAGCCCAGCATGTCAAGAACGTCCACGTCCCTGATTCAGTTGCGAAAGAGTTCAAATTCGAAAATGGCCTACAAACGCCACGATTGTCCGTATCCGCGGCCACTGCTACCAACAGCTCAAAGGCTACGGGCAAGGGTGGGAACAAGAACTGGACTCTAAAGGAACAGAGCAGCACGATTGAAAGGCTATCCAAAGAAAATTTCGACCTGAAGCTCAAGGTCATGTTCTTGAGTAAACGGCTGGACACTTTGTCTGAAGAAGGTCTGAAAGAGATGATTTCTGAAAACGTTGAACTGAGGACAAATCTCGCCATTACGACGCGTGATAACAAAATCTTGCGGAAAAGAGTCAAAgagctggaaaagaaagagaaagaagacgaagaaaggCCGAGCACGGCGCGCAGCGCTGCATCGTCAACGGACCAGACCGCCAGGATGTACAATGAAGAAGCTCAGGAGCGAGAAGATGAGCTCATGTTCTTGCGAGAGCGCGTCGAAACTTATGCCACGGAAATCGAGAGACTCCGAGGCGAGACTATGGAGAGAGagtcggagaagaagcagctatCGGATGTTCTCAAGACGCTCAGTGAGCGTTCTGGAGACACCTATGGTCGGCAAGAGGAGGCAGACGTTTGGAAAGACTTATTGGAGCAAGAGACGGCGCGCAGGGAGCAGTCCGACGAGGACAATAGAAAGCTGCGAGACGAAGTTTTCCGgctcaagaaggagatgTCTGGCGCTGGCTCAGGGTTGATGCATCACACAACCAACATCtacaacatcaacaagaagcCACGGGATCGGAATGCTTCGCCGGGCAGGCCCATGTCTAGCGTATCTGGCGAGGCAGATGGTTCGCATGCCAACTTTAGTGCGGCCAGCACTTTGGTGGAAGAACTACGCCGTGAGAGTGAATCGCTGCGCCATGAGAATGCCGAGCTCCGCCGCGAAGTGGGAGCTCAGACTTCAATGTTGACGTCTAGAAACCGCGAAAAGGAGCGCCTATACCAGGAGATTGAAGATCTCAAGATGGCTCAGCGTCGTGGCGGTCCAGCTCCCTCTACCATCGACAGTCTCTTGGAGCGATCAGCTTCACGTGCTGGCGGTCACGAAAGACCGAGCTCAAGAAGTAGCCACAGGACTAGGCAGCTGTCAGCAGAGGATGAAACAGAACGCGAAGAGCTGGAAAACAAATTGGCTGAGCTGCGAGATAAGCTCAACGAGGTGAAGTTGCAGAATCAGGATCTGCAGCGAGAACTGGAGAGCTGCATGGCTGATTTTGAGTTGGCCATTGGTCAGAAGCGtgaggccgaggaggctCTTATGAGCATGCAGGAAGAGCTCGATAACGCTACAAACGATCTCATTGCTCTGCAGTCGGAGCGCGACGAAGCATTAAGGGAGCATAGTGAATTGGAGGCCAACTTTGAGGACCTTCGCAACGAAGCTCAGATGGAGATTGACACTCTGGAAGCAGAGGTTCAGCGGATGCAGGCCGATTTGAACGACAGATCTGAAAACTTTGAAAGTCTGCAGAAGGAGATGCGACAGATGAGTGAGGCGCTGCTCGGCCTGGAAGACGAACAAGAACACAAGCTCCGACACATCCAACAGCTTGAGGACGATCAGGCTAATCAAACACACCGCATTCAGCACTTGGAGAAGGAGCAAGAGTCTTCcaacaaggagctggaggactTGGAGCAGAAGCTTCTCGAGGCTAATGAAAAGAACCAGCGCCTTTCCGTCCAGCAGGAGTCATCACAAGGCGAAATCTCGTTCCTTCGGGAAGAGCAGGAGGCTGACAAAATCCGCATTGGCGATTTAGAGGCGGCAATGTCCAATGTGGAGCGAAACTTGGAGGACGAAAAGGAACgggtcaaggagctggagaatcGCATGCAAGAGGAACGTTTGCAATGGGAGGACGTTACCACTAAGAAGGAGGCAGATGTCCAACAAATATTTTCCAACCTTCAGCGTGAGAATGCCGGCGCCAAGGATGAAGTCAGGCGACTGCGCAAGAGCTTGTCGTCTCGCGAGGTCGAGGCAACAGAGTGGAAGGAGAGGTTGTTGGAACTGGAGAATAACCTGAGGGAAGCATTGGGTGACCTGAATGGCACCCGTTCTTCGCTGCTAAAG TCTATTGCTCGGATGCAGCGTGAGCTTGAAAACACTGTTCGTGAGCTTGACACCTCCAAGGCAGCGTTGGTTGAGAAAGATCGTATCATCAAGCAGCGTGATTCGCTTATGGAGTCACACGCCTTGGAAACGCGGAAAATCACCGAATTGCTTGAAAAGGAGCGCGTCGCTCACCGCAACACCAAATCCCAATATGAGTCGTTCCAAAAGACTCACCAGCATCTCACCCGGACAGCTAGCACACAAGACGTCCGTATCAACGAGCTGGAAGCTACGAGGGGCCAGGATCGCCGGAAGCTTGCCATGCTAGAACAAACAGCCCGCGAGCAGCTACTAGAGAGGAACGAACTACTGCTTCTCTTGTGGCACAAACTGAGCAACCTCTGTGGTCGGGAGTGGGCGAATAACAACACGCTTGTGGACCGACAGGTAGTCCCTACTCTCGAAGTTATTGCCAGTCGTTTGCCTGGATTTTCCAAGAACCTCCTTGCTGCTGTCAAGACGATCGAGGGCATGTTTGCGGCCCTGCAAACAAAGATCAAGGCAGTAGAAAAAGATCTTTATCGGGAGTACCAGACTCTAGAGAACAACCTGGATGTGCGgatcaagaagcttgatAGGCTGGAGACTATGGTTCGCAACTCGGTTGCCACCGGCTCGCTAAGTTCTCACGAAGCAGCGAATCGGATGGTACGCCTTGAAGAAGCATATCGTCAGCTCAAGGTCGAGAATGCCACGCTGAGAACTGCAAACGATGTTCGTGCTCGCGCCGCCCATCAAGCGCCCGGATCTGATGTCGGCGCCGGCTCACCGTCACCGATACCTCCTCGCGGCGGTGGGGATCGTTCCCATAGCTCTGCTTCAAAGGGCAGGGCATCGTCGACGGCGCGtgcgccgtcttcttctggaatCCCCGTATCGTCTTCTAGAACTGGACTGGGTCTCTTGGATGCCTCAGTCCCTGACGGATCAGCAACCAACAACGATAACCGCTGGCTGCTGAGACTCCGGGATATGGAGTATAAGCtaaagatggagagagaagggcGCAACCAGGACAGACAGGCCGCGCGTCAACGGCTCGGTGGCCTGGAAAATGAAAACAGGGATCTCAGAGACAAAGTGAGGCGCTCTAACCAAGACACCGAATAA
- a CDS encoding uncharacterized protein (EggNog:ENOG41): MLRSSFTKVSSPVFPRLHRCLATVQTPKPATKRTGDISDSFVSLSGAELAPLPDRFRQLKLDLVRDREKDIVAGWKRLLRTLREENEIIAKKGTGVIPQVEFADLENGLDSKAREEIKKRGVVVVHGVIPEKEARGYKERVEDYVHKNPHTRAFPPHDPQVYELYWSEPQIKARSHPSMLKVQKYLLSDFWHSASPNTPISLDIPLSYADRLRIRQPGDAAFALGPHIDGGSVERWMKDGYGRGNVYDKVFEGKWESYDPWEASGRVDAVNDLHNGLGACSAFRAWQGWVSMSAVGPEEGTLLTYPLMLSTAYTLLRPFFRPINETKIGDGFLDERNWAFTGEDDMTSDLHGAFPGHGQELNDELHPHLELSRTMTHVPEIKPGAFVAWHCDSKSQFLRLVFYLVSHTAY; this comes from the exons ATGCTGCGCTCAAGCTTCACAAAAGTATCCTCTCCCGTCTTTCCCCGTCTGCATCGCTGCCTGGCGACGGTGCAGACGCCAAAGCCGGCAACGAAGAGGACGGGGGATATTTCAGACTCGTTTGTGTCGCTGTCTGGCGCGGAGctggcgccgctgccggATCGCTTCAGacagctgaagctggaccTGGTCAGGGATCGGGAAAAGGACATTGTTGCCGGCTGGAAAAGACTATTGCGGACGCTGCGGGAAGAAAACGAAATCATTGCCAAGAAGGGGACGGGGGTTATTCCTCAAGTAGAGTTTGCTGACCTAGAGAATGGGTTGGATAGTAAAGCCAGAGAGGAGATTAAGAAGAGAGGAGTTGTCGTTGTGCATGGTGTAATTCCTGAAAAGGAAGCGCGAGGATATAAGGAGCGCGTTGAGGATTACGTGCACAAGAATCCTCATACAAGAG CCTTCCCGCCTCATGACCCTCAAGTATACGAGCTATACTGGTCCGAACCGCAGATCAAAGCTCGCTCACATCCGTCCATGCTAAAGGTACAAAAGTATCTCTTGTCGGACTTTTGGCATTCCGCATCACCAAACACTCCAATCTCGCTCGACATCCCGCTTTCCTATGCCGACAGGCTTCGCATCCGACAACCCGGTGATGCTGCCTTTGCACTCGGCCCCCATATCGACGGCGGAAGCGTCGAGCGTTGGATGAAGGACGGATACGGGCGTGGAAACGTCTACGACAAGGTATTCGAAGGCAAGTGGGAGAGTTACGACCCCTGGGAGGCTTCTGGAAGAGTCGACGCCGTCAACGACCTTCACAATGGCCTTGGGGCATGCAGTGCATTCAGGgcctggcagggctgggtcTCCATGAGCGCAGTAGGGCCGGAGGAGGGCACGCTTCTGACATATCCCCTGATGCTGTCAACGGCATACACTCTTCTGAGACCATTCTTCAGGCCAATTAACGAAACCAAGATTGGTGATGGATTCTTGGATGAGAGGAACTGGGCATTCACCGGCGAGGATGACATGACCAGTGACTTACACGGGGCTTTCCCCGGACATGGACAGGAGCTCAATGATGAACTCCATCCTCACTTGGAGCTGTCTAGGACTATGACGCATGTGCCTGAAATCAAGCCTGGAGCTTTTGTGGCCTGGCACTGTGATAGTAAGTCGCAATTCCTTCGCCTTGTATTCTACCTTGTATCTCATACAGCATACTGA
- a CDS encoding uncharacterized protein (EggNog:ENOG41) — protein MSPYWYALRLIQAFEDRIVESILRVPGFHRAVGRIHRAINEKPHGRNPHEPLAPGEATADPNPGNRADGFLQHFLGELKNQARGRPTDISTKPPAK, from the exons ATGTCGCCTTACTGGTATGCTCTGCGCCTGATCCAGGCTTTTGAGGATAGAATTGTCGAATCT ATTCTCCGCGTGCCAGGCTTCCACCGGGCCGTCGGCCGCATCCATCGCGCCATCAACGAGAAACCGCACGGCCGGAATCCACACGAGCCGCTGGCACCAGGAGAAGCCACAG CGGATCCTAACCCGGGGAATCGAGCCGACGGATTTCTTCAACATTTCCTTGGCGAGCTGAAGAATCAAGCGCGCGGGAGACCTACTGATATATCTACCAAGCCTCCCGCCAAGTGA
- a CDS encoding uncharacterized protein (EggNog:ENOG41), producing the protein MTSHLRLKNKGPGLLRPAEYSTILSSSVRAILETSIIPDRVVHIQALTMLSLYTQPTCAEESDLPAQLGGRAIHHIQTLGLHLLRYDGPNYGDLENLFCAVWALDRINAAIYGRPCLIHERDIGADLDACIKKRPPAFRLLLSVAQWLDKVVELYRPGPSAQVSGFDKVAYIDLPVLEAMIVDADALKVPASLIATIETFYHAVIILSCRLPRPGTIIAASTLPPPSANARRSLAAERIACAVPRDCLSSLPFIPYAVSLALSVEYRKMRHSRLPMFRARAMNAFRRNCDLLRVYGDHFWSARVVSGLGERVLREMERAANTLAKELSPQPADIPAKLTVDEQEGSTAAQDLGTTVSSGDTTTINSAAGFDNVIDFSMINSISGQDVFGHIDPNFNLDAVEDALEANLDIGLPFNWSDWGQFAQY; encoded by the exons ATGACGTCGCATCTGCGGCTGAAAAACAAAGGCCCTGGTCTTCTGCGCCCTGCCGAATACTCTACCATACTGTCCTCTTCAGTCCGTGCCATATTGGAGACTAGTATCATTCCAGATCGAGTGGTGCACATACAGGCACTCACCATGCTCTCGCTCTACACTCAGCCCACCTGCGCCGAGGAATCTGATTTGCCTGCTCAGCTTGGTGGCAGGGCGATACATCATATCCAGACGCTCGGCCTGCACCTTCTTCGCTACGACGGACCGAATTATGGCGACTTGGAAAATCTCTTCTGCGCAGTCTGGGCACTGGACAGAATCAATGCTGCCATATACGGGCGGCCATGTTTGATCCACGAGCGAGATATAGGAGCGGATCTCGATGCCTGCATCAAGAAACGCCCGCCTGCCTTTCGGCTCTTACTATCCGTAGCACAATGGCTAGATAAAGTCGTGGAACTATACCGCCCAGGCCCCAGTGCCCAAGTTTCGGGGTTTGACAAAGTGGCGTATATCGACCTTCCCGTTCTTGAAGCAATGATTGTAGATGCAGATGCGTTAAAGGTTCCGGCATCTCTCATTG CTACCATTGAAACATTCTACCATGCGGTCATCATCCTATCGTGCCGGCTGCCACGGCCGGGGACAATAATCGCAGCCTCAACATTACCACCACCATCCGCCAATGCTCGCCGTTCTCTAGCAGCCGAGCGCATCGCATGCGCAGTGCCAAGAGACTGCCTTAGCTCCCTTCCCTTCATTCCATACGCAGTATCTCTCGCTCTCAGCGTCGAATATCGAAAGATGAGACACAGCCGGTTACCCATGTTTCGCGCACGGGCAATGAATGCTTTCAGGCGAAACTGCGATCTCCTTCGAGTCTACGGAGACCACTTCTGGAGTGCCCGCGTTGTCTCTGGGCTTGGAGAGCGCGTGctgagagagatggagcGTGCGGCCAACACGTTGGCCAAAGAGCTCAGCCCTCAGCCGGCTGACATCCCAGCCAAGTTGACGGTTGATGAGCAAGAAGGATCAACTGCTGCACAAGATTTGGGAACGACGGTATCATCGGGCGACACTACAACTATCAATTCTGCTGCGGGCTTTGATAACGTCATTGACTTTTCCATGATCAATTCCATCTCTGGCCAGGATGTTTTTGGGCATATTGATCCCAACTTCAACTTGGATGCTGTGGAAGATGCACTGGAAGCAAATCTCGACATTGGCCTCCCGTTCAACTGGTCAGACTGGGGTCAATTTGCTCAATATTAA
- a CDS encoding uncharacterized protein (EggNog:ENOG41), translating into MSAPARKVKFVASDPARGGLPVKRRQVQQACESCRRKKRKCNHAEDAAADDFSLDDHKGLPEASPSQSSASISSLTPSVRARSLAGEDGVQPASRVSLSSDLSPIARRSLPTGFSHVEVPANAPATPQLAPDVANRPQSSRFVGDLNPEGMFMEAAVPNVTRASSQKGDVGIWFPTATTGQQSQFITSRPPPLMDSFMLPFVREHCLSCMPP; encoded by the exons ATGTCTGCGCCGGCACGCAAAGTCAAGTTCGTCGCGTCAGATCCCGCTCGTGGCGGTTTGCCTGTCAAGCGACGGCAGGTCCAGCAAGCCTGTGAATCGTGTAGACGGAAAAAG CGAAAATGCAATCATGCGGAAGACGCCGCCGCGGACGATTTCTCACTGGATGACCACAAAGGTCTGCCAGAGGCGTCACCTTCGCAGTCCTC GGCCTCCATATCGTCTCTCACGCCCTCGGTCCGTGCGAGATCGCTTGCCGGCGAAGATGGCGTGCAACCAGCATCCAGGGTCAGTCTGAGCTCTGACTTGTCTCCCATCGCACGGCGCTCTCTTCCGACGGGCTTCAGCCATGTAGAAGTGCCTGCAAATGCGCCTGCTACTCCCCAGCTTGCGCCGGATGTCGCCAACAGACCTCAGTCGTCGCGCTTCGTGGGAGACTTGAACCCAGAAGGCATGTTCATGGAGGCGGCGGTTCCCAACGTGACTCGGGCCTCGTCACAGAAGGGAGACGTTGGTATCTGGTTTCCAACCGCCACTACCGGCCAGCAGTCTCAGTTCATCACTTCTCGCCCTCCGCCGCTCATGGACAGCTTTATGCTTCCTTTTGTTCGAGAGCACTGCCTGTCTTGCATGCCCCCCTGA
- a CDS encoding uncharacterized protein (EggNog:ENOG41~TransMembrane:1 (o65-86i)) — translation MFPIFDISYIMQQPSQPTMREVPLSTTVEGPSARSREEQPISARDHYYQLQRGPPKKPWYYKKKMLPFTILMVVISAFISCIIVVVKLTRKSALMLKTHPKETMTQSVTAMATSPLTLTSVLNVTNSTSSSLAASMSEPSSMTTTATKATLSPSPPSILSSSNLASIFVDGENSQDSLEILVWQDEAGSLSYLNGESNLKSPKRIEDSLKDALKAKKGTSMAAVADDASTAHLFYLEEDDTISHIFMEPKGSWSRGGMSTGSKKGPAAHEKSMLSAAFHRGEHDTNVVVLSYQDPGGNLKLAMSEDPTNDENWYSVDFGSFTGRHDVGDWGGVGHAIAGDWQNKRRDSDGSFSGLLMAIEESEEITPWECSLDFHVSSKKKVECHFLDKTFLDSNGRGLYPSSHLNQLAWVRTGHGKSQDPAQTLPYEFALLYTSPGGKIQENRVGVDIPRIAGPGFDVDTDFDSLATNDNKTVYAKSGSDIVVFRLDADGWQWKVDGIVNTAI, via the exons ATGTTCCCGATATTCGACATTTCTTACATAATGCAGCAACCAAGTCAACCGACGATGCGTGAAGTCCCTCTCTCAACCACCGTGGAAGGCCCCTCGGCGAGATCCAGAGAGGAGCAGCCAATCTCCGCGCGAGACCACTACTACCAGCTACAAAGGGGCCCTCCTAAAAAACCGTGGTactataaaaagaaaatgctcCCATTTACAATACTAATGGTGGTGATTTCGGCCTTCATCAGCTGTATAATTGTGGTCGTGAAGTTGACTCGAAAATCGGCCTTGATGCTGAAGACGCATCCAAAAGAAACAATGACTCAATCTGTAACGGCAATGGCTACGTCCCCTTTAACTCTGACAAGTGTGTTGAATGTGACGAATAgtacttcttcatcattggcTGCATCTATGAGCGAACCATCATCTATGACCACAACAGCGACCAAGGCAACTCtctctccaagcccgccTTCTATTCTATCGTCATCGAATCTGGCTTCAATTTTTGTTGACGGCGAAAATAGCCAAGACAGCTTGGAGATTCTAGTCTGGCAAGATGAAGCGGGATCTCTTTCTTACCTGAATGGGGAGTCTAATCTCAAAAGCCCAAAGCGCATTGAAGATTCACTCAAAGATGCACTGAAAGCGAAAAAAGGAACTTCTATGGCCGCCGTTGCGGACGATGCCAGCACTGCGCATTTATTTTACCTTGAAGAGGATGATACTATTTCTCATATATTCATGGAGCCAAAAGGAAGCTGGAGTCGTGGAGGCATGTCCACCGGTAGCAAAAAGGGCCCCGCGGCGCATGAGAAGTCGATGCTTTCAGCGGCGTTCCACCGAGGCGAACATGACACAAACGTTGTGGTATTGTCGTATCAAGATCCGGGAGGCAACTTGAAGCTTGCAATGTCAGAGGACCCCACGAACGACGAGAATTGGTATTCGGTGGACTTTGGCTCTTTTACGGGACGTCACGATGTTGGAGATTGGGGAGGCGTTGGTCATGCCATTGCAGGCGATTGGCAAAATAAGAGGCGCGACTCCGACGGCTCATTTAGTGGACTATTGATGGCTATTGAGGAGAGCGAAGAAATAACGCCCTGGGAGTGTTCACTGGATTTTCACGTgtcgtcgaagaagaaggtagAGTGTCATTTCTTGGACAAGACTTTCTTGG ATTCTAATGGCAGAGGACTATATCCATCCTCGCATTTAAATCAGTTAGCTTGGGTTCGTACCGGCCATGGCAAAAGCCAAGATCCGGCACAGACGCTTCCGTATGAGTTCGCTCTGCTGTATACGAGTCCGGGAGGGAAAATCCAGGAGAATCGCGTGGGTGTTGATATCCCGAGGATTGCAGGGCCTGGTTTTGATGTGGACACGGACTTTGATAGCCTCGCGACAAATGATAACAAGACCGTGTATGCGAAATCCGGGAGCGATATTGTGGTGTTTAGGTTGGATGCCGATGGATGGCAGTGGAAGGTTGATGGAATTGTCAACACGGCCATCTAA
- a CDS encoding uncharacterized protein (EggNog:ENOG41) codes for MEDLDLSIALRRGQRCSSSMNVRSEERQTPSTAPRTPSRRKRGARQSDPGSIVHSSGLAPMVRCTSLAASKRRSAAPASGAGSAPRPSGQPAAVNLHQTIDGRVERRIRRNDLRDVLSKIQQEKRRSEQLAKAQITKLKAELRARDREIYRMQNATMVFDTERIWGLEQQIKELKGQLATKSMAGEEATQYFSCVWPSTPSTASTDDLMDVAQDADYFGDVTALMNNPPRARPSILTPPATSPTRPISPFSKDVSPTSDAPLEAGKKQLEDEITSLGLKVQKLTATLDSYNALGARINYALSDGASKKRGTPSSLEAVENQVQLLLQTMSERAAAAAQLTAVVGELGFPGADASEMIMSLISGFRTARQELDYLAPGEIKLPLTARGADILDLLLDRLRALSKKTREDEDSIEEYHQIERSLRKQLDSRTSVMEELNIKIAEAHRTLNEKDGRIRELEIGNNRLRALLTVTFAT; via the coding sequence ATGGAGGATTTAGACCTTTCTATTGCGCTACGCCGCGGCCAGCGATGCAGCTCGAGCATGAATGTCAGATCGGAAGAGCGTCAGACCCCATCGACTGCTCCAAGGACGCCAAGccgaagaaagagaggcgcGCGGCAATCTGATCCAGGGTCCATCGTACATTCGAGCGGTCTTGCACCAATGGTGCGATGCACTTCTCTCGCAGCTTCGAAGAGACGGTCAGCTGCCCCCGCAAGTGGTGCTGGCTCGGCTCCTCGACCAAGTGGCCAACCCGCGGCTGTCAATCTTCACCAGACCATTGACGGACGAGTTGAGCGCCGGATACGCCGGAATGACCTCCGCGATGTGCTCAGTAAAATCCAACAAGAGAAGCGACGCAGTGagcagctggccaaggcgCAGATtaccaagctcaaggccgaGCTCAGAGCCCGTGATAGGGAAATCTATAGAATGCAGAATGCCACCATGGTTTTTGACACAGAACGGATTTGGGGCCTGGAACAGCAGATTAAAGAGCTCAAAGGCCAGCTTGCGACGAAAAGCATGGCAGGCGAGGAAGCTACACAGTATTTTAGCTGCGTCTGGCCATCAACGCCGAGTACTGCATCGACGGATGACCTCATGGACGTGGCTCAAGATGCCGACTATTTCGGTGATGTGACGGCGCTGATGAACAATCCGCCTCGAGCGAGACCTTCCATCTTGACTCCTCCTGCAACAAGCCCGACAAGGCCAATATCGCCATTCTCTAAAGATGTGTCACCGACGTCGGATGCCCCTCTGGAAGCGGGCAAaaagcagctggaagatgagattaCATCCTTGGGCCTGAAAGTGCAGAAGCTGACTGCAACTTTGGACTCGTACAATGCCTTGGGTGCGCGCATAAACTACGCCCTATCAGATGGGGCctcgaagaaaagagggacaccatcttctcttgaAGCAGTCGAGAACCAGGTTCAGCTACTCTTGCAAACCATGTCTGAACgagctgccgcagctgcacAACTCACCGCTGTTGTTGGCGAACTGGGGTTTCCAGGCGCCGATGCTAGTGAAATGATCATGTCGCTTATTTCTGGATTTCGAACTGCTCGCCAGGAGCTGGACTACCTCGCACCAGGCGAGATCAAACTACCTCTTACTGCGCGTGGCGCCGACATATTGGATCTACTACTAGATCGTCTACGCGCCTTGTCAAAGAAGACCagggaagatgaagattctATTGAGGAATACCATCAAATAGAACGTTCTCTACGCAAGCAGCTTGATTCACGGACTTCAGTCATGGAAGAGCTCAATATCAAAATTGCGGAGGCACATCGTACTTTGAATGAGAAAGATGGTCGTATCAGGGAGCTTGAAATTGGCAATAACCGACTTAGAGCGCTGTTGACGGTTACGTTTGCGACATAA